The following is a genomic window from Candidatus Woesearchaeota archaeon.
TCAAAATCCAACCTCATGCAGTTGTTGTTACAGAAGAAAAAGAAGCCTTCTTCCTCACGCCCCAGCCTCTCCTGTAGCCTGACTAGCTTTCCTGTCATGATCTCATCCATGAGGAATCTCACACGCTTCGGATTGAAGTTCCAATAATAGATATACCATCCTTTCTTCTTATCCTTTCTCCTGGCGAACGAAACAAGATCCCTGTGATATAACCTATAAAGCATATTCCTTGTCTCATTGACCTCCTGCTTCAGGGTCTCAGCAAGCTTAAACTCAGAAATATTCTTCTTAGCCCTCAGAATCTTGACCAGGGGCATAACATCCTGTCCAGCGATATCTGTGACAACCTCTTCAATTATCTTGTTAGACAGCTTCATCCAAACCACATGACTCTTTTTTGCAATATAACAGGAATTTCCTCAAAAGGGGGATTTATAAATATTTTCCTAAAATCCTGCAAAATAATTGGCTAAAAAACCCCTAAATCCCAGTATAAGCTGGGATTGGGAAGATTACAGGTTATATAAACATTTCTGTGTCGTTACTTGAAGATAAACAAAAAATAATTGAAAATAAAATCAGAAGAAATCTTAGATCCATCCCAAAACACCAGAAAATCCTCATATATACAAATAGGGGGTTATAAAGCCACTCCAATCACAAAAAAAGAATATTCATCCTTCTATGGATACTGAGCAGGCATCTAATCCTATCAAAAAATTTATAAAAGCCCCCCAGTTCCGTCAGCAACGAGGGCAACATGGTAGAAGGAAAACACAGATCAAGATCATTAAGGCGAGTCTTTGTAAAAACTCCAGGCGGCACAAACAAGATACAGTACAAGTTGCGCAAGCCATCAAAAGCCAAGTGCGTGTGCGGTGCAGAGCTCCAAGGCGTGCCAAGAAAGACAACAAGACAGATGAAGAACACGCCGAAGAGCAAGAAGAGGCCCCAAAGAGCGTTCGGCGGGACACTCTGCTCAAGATGCACAAGGAAAAAGATTATTGAGAATTCTCGATAATCTCTTTTTATTTGAAAGTGAATCCATGACGGCGACGTCACGGAGGATAAAATAAAAACGAGAGGATAAACATGATCGAAATCGGAAGAGTCTGCAAGAAACTGGCGGGTAGAGACGGAAACAACTACTGCATCATAGTCGATGTGCTGGATGACAAGTATGTGCTGATAGACGGCAATGTAAGAAGGAAGAAGTGCAATGTCTCACACCTTGTCGAGACAAAAGACAAGACAGATATAAAGAAGGGAGCAGACACAAACGCAGTCCTCAAAGCACTGGAAAAGCTGGGCGTGAAAATACTAAAGAGAACAGCGCCAAGAAAAAAGAAACAGGAGAAGCCGGCAAGGGTGCGCAGGAAGAAAGAGAAGCCTAAAAAGGCAAAGCAAGAGAAGAAACCCACAGAGAAGAAAGCCGAGAAGACAGAAAAAACAGAGACAACAGACAAAACATAATCTTTTTATCCAACCTTTTCCAAATATTTCTCAATAAAAATTCTTTTCAACCCTTCCAAACAGCCCAGTGATATCCAGCTCCAGCACTGCAACAGGATAGTCAAGCGAAAAATTCTGCAGGACCTGCGGGTGCATCTCGCCGATGAAAGCAATCTTCTCATTGCCGACCGAGACCCTGCCGACCCTCCCCGGGATGAAAGAAGGATGGGAGACCTCATCAATGCCGTACACAAGCCCGAGATTTGCAAACAGATAATCAAGAACCTGCTTAATCTTGGTGAAATTCGCTTCAGCAGAGCAGAGAGTCACGCAAAGCCTGATATCCTCCCTGACACCTGTTTCAGTATCGCCCTTCCTGAAAACAGTATTGATCTCAAAGATATCCTGAGGATATTCATAGCTCTTGTTCCTAGCCAGGATCTCGAGATGATTGGGCACAATCCAATACCTAAGGACATTGTAGTCTGATGTCAAGGCATTCTTCAACTCAACAACATCAGCATCAAGCAGCATCCTACTGCACTGGACATCCTTATTCGAGATATGATATGAATTGACTTCAAGAAGCCCCAATCCGAGCAGGATATGAGCAATCTTCCTCCTGAAAATCTCAATAATGTCCTCTCTCGCAATAGTGGACACCTCAGGTATCTCCTCCTTGAAACTCTCAAAACCATATGCAATGGCTATATCCTCCACAAAATCCACCTGATGCATGATATCAGCACGATAGCAAGGGACAGAAACCCTGCCTTTCGAGTATCCAAAACCCATCTTTCCCAGAAGCTTTTTCACATCAGGTTCAGAAAGCTCAAGCCCCAGGCGCCTATTTATATAAGCAAGATCAAGATCCCACAGTTCAG
Proteins encoded in this region:
- a CDS encoding 50S ribosomal protein L14e, producing MNMIEIGRVCKKLAGRDGNNYCIIVDVLDDKYVLIDGNVRRKKCNVSHLVETKDKTDIKKGADTNAVLKALEKLGVKILKRTAPRKKKQEKPARVRRKKEKPKKAKQEKKPTEKKAEKTEKTETTDKT
- a CDS encoding phenylalanine--tRNA ligase subunit beta — its product is MPTITINRKEFEKLVGKKLDDDSLKDRISMLGTDLEKIEGNDIVVEIFPNRPDMLSEQGFARAFASFIGVKTGLREYKVRKSDYRVIVEPSVKKVRPYTMCAIVKNLKFDDEKIREIIQLQEKLHVTFCRNRKKAAIGIYPLEKIRLPIYYRAKKPKDICFVPLEMDKKLNGLQILGQHPTGREFAHLLEGKDLFPVFEDADGNVLSMPPIINSHMTGKVCDKTTDVFIETSGFDMKAQSRLLNIILCSLADMGGEIHEMVLEYPDERIVSPEMQPELWDLDLAYINRRLGLELSEPDVKKLLGKMGFGYSKGRVSVPCYRADIMHQVDFVEDIAIAYGFESFKEEIPEVSTIAREDIIEIFRRKIAHILLGLGLLEVNSYHISNKDVQCSRMLLDADVVELKNALTSDYNVLRYWIVPNHLEILARNKSYEYPQDIFEINTVFRKGDTETGVREDIRLCVTLCSAEANFTKIKQVLDYLFANLGLVYGIDEVSHPSFIPGRVGRVSVGNEKIAFIGEMHPQVLQNFSLDYPVAVLELDITGLFGRVEKNFY
- a CDS encoding 50S ribosomal protein L34e, with protein sequence MVEGKHRSRSLRRVFVKTPGGTNKIQYKLRKPSKAKCVCGAELQGVPRKTTRQMKNTPKSKKRPQRAFGGTLCSRCTRKKIIENSR